From the genome of Pseudomonas sp. WJP1:
GGCGACATGGTCACCCTGGCCTTGATCCAGGGCGTGGTGAACACCTTCGTGATGTTCTTTGCACGGATTATCGGCAACTTTGTCGACAAGGTGATCTTCAAGAACGAAGAAGGCCAGGGCATTGCCTACTACGTGGCGACCATCTTCGCCGAACTGGTCCTGGGTATCCTGGCCAGCGCCATCGTCATGTGGTTCTCGCGCAAGCGCGAATTCCGCGCCGACGAAGCCGGTGCCAACCTGGCCGGCACCGCCGCGATGATTGGCGCGCTGCAACGCCTGCGTGCGGAACAGGGCCTGCCGGTGCATATGCCTGACACCCTGAACGCCTTCGGCATCAACGGTGGCATCAAACAGGGCTTCGCCCGCATGTTCATGAGCCACCCGCCGCTGGAAGAGCGCATCGACGCACTGGCGCGTCGTCGCGGCTGAGAGAGGCCGCAATAAACAAGAAGGCCCGCAGCGATGCGGGCCTTTTTTTGTCTGCTCAAGCGTTTACCGGCTGGAAACCCGATACACCCGCTCTTCAAGCCGCGTGACACCCGCCTCCAGAAACTTGCCGCTCTCGCTCAGCACATCCTGGTCTTCCAGGATCTTCAGCGTCCACGAAGCACCCAACAACCGTTGCACTTCTTCATCGAGCACGGCAAACGGCGGCCCCTCCATTTGCGCCTGGTCGTAGTCCAGGGTAATCAACAACCCGTTGGAGTCCTTGGGCAGGATCCGCGTCAAATGCGCGGCATAGCGCTGACGCATTGGCGTCGGCAGGGCAATCAATGCGGCTCGATCATAGAGGGCCGAGCAGTCGGCGACATCGCCTGGCGTCAGATCGAAGAAGTCGCCGCACCACAGTTCGATGGACCCAGCCCGATAAACCTTGAAAGGCCCCTGATCGTCGACCGCTGGGTCAAAATGATGCTCGCTGAAGAAATCCTCGACTGCCTTTTCCGACAGTTCAATCCCCAGCACCTCATGACCCTGCTGCGCCAGCCACAGCAGATCCAGGCTCTTGCCGCACAACGGCACCAGCACGCGAGCGCCCTCTTCCAGGCCCAGCGCTGGCCAGAATCGCTGCAGATATGGGTTCACTTGCGGCAAGTGAAAACCGATCTGGTTCGATTTCCATTTTTTGTGCCAAAATTCCGGCTGCATAAATAACCCCGAAAATTCGATCAAAACACCCTAAAACTTATATTAGATTTAGATCAATGATCTGACAGAAGATGGCTCTATCTTAACTCTCAGGAGCTCATCCATGTTCCCCAGCCTGTACATATCCCATGGTTCGCCAATGCTGGCCCTGGAACCTGGCGCCAGTGGGCCGGCCCTCGCTCGCCTGGCGACAGAGATGCCCAGGCCAGACGCCATCGTGATTGTCTCCGCCCACTGGGAAAGCGATGAGCTGCTGGTTGGTGGCAACCCGCAACCGGACACCTGGCATGACTTCGGCGGCTTTCCCCGGGCACTGTTCGAGGTGCAATACCCGGCTCCTGGTAACCCCGGGTTGGCCGAACAGGTGGTCAATCTGTTGCACGCCAACGCCCTTCCCGCCCGCATCGACGGCACACGACCGTTCGACCATGGCGTCTGGGTGCCACTGTCGTTGATGTACCCGCACGCCGATATCCCGATCGTGCAGGTTTCACTGCCCACCCGAGGCGGCCCGGCGCTGCAGGCCCGCGTTGGCCAGGCGCTGAGCAGCTTGCGCGAACAGGGCATTCTGTTGATCGGTTCCGGCAGCATTACCCACAACCTGCGAGAGCTGGACTGGCATGCCGGCCCCGAGAGCGTGCAACCCTGGGCCCAGGTATTTCGCGACTGGATGATCGATAAGCTGGCGGCCAACGATGAAGCCGCCTTGCACGACTATCGCCGGCAAGCACCGAACGCGGTGCGTAACCATCCCAGCGACGAACATCTGTTGCCGTTGTACTTTGCCCGCAGTGCCGGGGGCCCGTTCAGCATTGCCCACCAGGGATTCACAATGGGTGCACTGGGCATGGACATCTACCGTTTCGGATAAGGGTCACACGCCTGCAGCGGCCAGGCTCAAGCCACATCGACGCCCACATCGACCCCAACATGGATCGCATCGTGGCGCCAAAACTCCAGGTCACAATCGATCAGCCGCCCATGCTGATCGTAGTTGACCCGGGCGATGCGCAGTCCAGGACTGCCCACCGACACCCGCAAGGCAGCCGCCGCGTCTGCCGACAACGCCGTCGGCACGATCTCGAAGCGCACCCGCCCGTAGTGCAAGTCGTAGTGCCGCGCATACAGCTCGGTGATCGACTGATTCAGGTCGAAATCCAGAATGCCCGGAAAATACTGCGGATTCAGGTAGTGCTCCACGTACAACACCAGTCGCCCATCGATACGCCGCGAACGACAGACCTGGATCACGCTCGACAACGCCGGCAACTGTAACCAGGCACAGACCGCCGCCGATGCCGGCTGCAAACGCGCCGAAATGACTTCGGTGGACGGCACCCGCCCCTGGGCGCTGACCATGGCGTGAAAGTGGCTGCGCTGCATCAGGTTATAGGCCAGGCGCGGCGGCGACACGAACCAGCCGCGACGCTCTTCGCGGTAGATCTGGCCCTGGGCTTCGAGCTGCAGCAACGCCTCGCGCACGGTAATGCGCGTGGTACCAAACAATTCACTGAGCTTGCGTTCGGCTGGCAACTTGCTCCCTGGCGCCAGCAGCCCGTGATCGAGCTGTTCCT
Proteins encoded in this window:
- the phnR gene encoding phosphonate utilization transcriptional regulator PhnR, with product MRDEATKAVTAIGQVLQEQLDHGLLAPGSKLPAERKLSELFGTTRITVREALLQLEAQGQIYREERRGWFVSPPRLAYNLMQRSHFHAMVSAQGRVPSTEVISARLQPASAAVCAWLQLPALSSVIQVCRSRRIDGRLVLYVEHYLNPQYFPGILDFDLNQSITELYARHYDLHYGRVRFEIVPTALSADAAAALRVSVGSPGLRIARVNYDQHGRLIDCDLEFWRHDAIHVGVDVGVDVA
- a CDS encoding thiopurine S-methyltransferase, with the protein product MQPEFWHKKWKSNQIGFHLPQVNPYLQRFWPALGLEEGARVLVPLCGKSLDLLWLAQQGHEVLGIELSEKAVEDFFSEHHFDPAVDDQGPFKVYRAGSIELWCGDFFDLTPGDVADCSALYDRAALIALPTPMRQRYAAHLTRILPKDSNGLLITLDYDQAQMEGPPFAVLDEEVQRLLGASWTLKILEDQDVLSESGKFLEAGVTRLEERVYRVSSR
- a CDS encoding DODA-type extradiol aromatic ring-opening family dioxygenase, which codes for MFPSLYISHGSPMLALEPGASGPALARLATEMPRPDAIVIVSAHWESDELLVGGNPQPDTWHDFGGFPRALFEVQYPAPGNPGLAEQVVNLLHANALPARIDGTRPFDHGVWVPLSLMYPHADIPIVQVSLPTRGGPALQARVGQALSSLREQGILLIGSGSITHNLRELDWHAGPESVQPWAQVFRDWMIDKLAANDEAALHDYRRQAPNAVRNHPSDEHLLPLYFARSAGGPFSIAHQGFTMGALGMDIYRFG